The following proteins are co-located in the Vibrio azureus genome:
- the sspB gene encoding ClpXP protease specificity-enhancing factor: MDISKMTARRPYMLRAFYDWLVDNDLTPHLVVDATMPGVRVPVEFVQDGQIILNIAPAAVGYLELGNEAITFQARFSGRPHSVIVPIYAAQAIYARENGAGTMFEPEDVYMDIEEEDVTDDAPSPAFTAVTSDSEPNPVELEEEELPRPKGKPSLRVIK, translated from the coding sequence ATGGATATATCTAAGATGACCGCTCGCCGTCCCTACATGCTTCGTGCATTTTATGACTGGTTGGTTGATAACGATCTTACGCCTCATCTGGTTGTTGACGCAACGATGCCGGGAGTTCGCGTACCCGTTGAGTTTGTTCAAGATGGGCAGATCATCCTGAATATCGCTCCGGCTGCGGTTGGCTATCTTGAATTAGGTAATGAAGCGATCACTTTCCAGGCTCGTTTTAGTGGCCGTCCACATTCAGTGATCGTGCCTATCTACGCAGCACAGGCTATTTATGCTCGTGAGAATGGTGCAGGTACGATGTTTGAACCTGAAGATGTCTATATGGATATCGAAGAAGAAGACGTTACTGACGACGCACCATCACCGGCATTTACTGCTGTGACGAGTGACTCAGAGCCAAACCCTGTTGAGCTTGAAGAGGAAGAATTACCTCGTCCGAAAGGCAAGCCAAGCTTACGTGTGATCAAATAG
- a CDS encoding BON domain-containing protein: MIRNLFILFTALSLSGCAGLFIAGAATTANIVTDTRTPKEIWQDNNIEFEVAAMSNKAPFAGQTRIVASSYNGTLVLMGQAPTQVLINDFENQVRDLNGVKNIHNQIKQMEPLGLTQISNDSWITTKVKSALLTDGELNGTKVKVITEDGDVFLFGYVSPAQGDRAVEIARNISGVKQVIKGFQYGDTGALESNAQQPSSQPPF, encoded by the coding sequence ATGATACGGAACCTTTTTATTTTATTTACCGCTCTAAGCTTAAGTGGCTGCGCAGGTCTTTTTATCGCTGGAGCGGCAACCACAGCGAATATCGTGACAGACACTCGTACCCCAAAAGAAATATGGCAAGACAACAATATCGAGTTTGAAGTCGCTGCAATGAGCAATAAAGCCCCTTTTGCAGGTCAAACACGAATTGTCGCAAGTTCTTATAACGGCACCTTAGTTCTGATGGGGCAAGCTCCCACTCAAGTGCTCATTAATGATTTTGAAAACCAAGTACGCGATTTAAATGGCGTTAAAAACATCCACAACCAAATCAAGCAAATGGAGCCATTGGGCCTCACTCAAATCAGTAATGACAGCTGGATTACCACCAAAGTGAAATCTGCCTTACTCACCGACGGTGAATTAAATGGCACTAAGGTAAAAGTCATCACGGAAGATGGTGATGTGTTCCTATTTGGCTATGTCTCGCCAGCACAAGGTGATCGCGCCGTTGAGATTGCACGCAATATCTCAGGAGTTAAGCAAGTCATTAAGGGCTTTCAGTATGGCGATACAGGCGCACTTGAAAGCAATGCTCAGCAGCCAAGTTCTCAACCGCCTTTCTAA